A genomic region of uncultured Roseibium sp. contains the following coding sequences:
- a CDS encoding ABC transporter permease: MTAGQLPRWVDLGLIPFLNLAAAFLVSGLVVVLIGENPLEAVQILVWGSLGYGEGIGFTLFYATNFIFTGLAVAVAFHAGLFNIGGEGQAYLGGLGVALACLALDSVVPWYITLPFAVIGSALTGAAWAFIPAWLQATRGSHVVITTIMFNFIASSLMVYLLNGMLKEQGSMQPETRTFEDGGRLPFLNDIFPSFGFGYAPVNLSLFLALAACLLVWLLIWRTKLGFEIRSFGANATAAVYAGISPVRTIVITMLISGGLAGMMAINEIMGSQHRLLIDFVTGYGFVGIAVALMGRAHPVGIILAAILFGMLYQGGAELSFEMPNITRDMIIVIQGLVILFAGALEYMFRPAIIKLFTPSQALKAKEA; this comes from the coding sequence ATGACTGCCGGTCAGCTTCCACGCTGGGTCGATCTCGGACTTATTCCATTCCTCAACCTTGCCGCTGCGTTTCTTGTGTCGGGTCTGGTCGTCGTTCTCATCGGCGAAAACCCGCTTGAAGCGGTTCAGATCCTCGTCTGGGGCTCGCTCGGCTACGGTGAAGGCATCGGCTTCACGCTGTTCTATGCAACAAACTTCATCTTCACCGGACTGGCGGTCGCCGTTGCCTTCCATGCCGGTCTTTTCAATATCGGCGGCGAGGGTCAGGCCTATCTCGGCGGTCTGGGTGTCGCGCTTGCCTGCCTTGCACTCGACAGCGTCGTACCCTGGTACATCACGTTGCCTTTTGCCGTCATCGGTTCAGCCCTCACAGGCGCCGCGTGGGCCTTCATTCCGGCCTGGCTGCAGGCAACCCGGGGCAGCCATGTCGTGATCACCACGATCATGTTCAACTTCATCGCGTCGTCGCTGATGGTCTATCTGCTCAATGGCATGCTGAAGGAACAGGGCTCGATGCAGCCGGAGACCAGAACCTTCGAAGATGGCGGCCGCCTGCCGTTTCTCAATGACATTTTCCCGTCCTTCGGATTTGGCTACGCACCGGTCAACCTGTCGCTCTTCCTGGCGCTGGCTGCCTGTCTGCTCGTCTGGCTCCTGATCTGGCGCACGAAGCTCGGCTTTGAAATCAGGTCCTTCGGCGCCAATGCCACGGCAGCTGTCTATGCCGGCATTTCGCCCGTGCGCACGATCGTCATAACGATGCTGATCTCCGGCGGCTTGGCCGGCATGATGGCAATCAACGAGATCATGGGGTCCCAGCACCGTCTCCTGATCGACTTCGTGACGGGCTATGGTTTCGTCGGCATTGCCGTTGCCCTGATGGGCCGCGCGCATCCGGTCGGCATCATCCTGGCAGCCATTCTCTTCGGAATGCTCTACCAGGGCGGGGCCGAGCTTTCCTTCGAAATGCCCAACATCACGCGCGACATGATCATCGTCATTCAGGGCCTCGTCATCCTGTTTGCGGGCGCTCTTGAATACATGTTCCGGCCCGCGATCATCAAATTGTTCACGCCTTCCCAGGCGCTCAAGGCCAAGGAGGCGTAG
- a CDS encoding ABC transporter permease: MFEDFILILDSTVRLSTPLLLACLAGLYSERSGVVDIGLEGKMLGAAFGAGAVAYITASAWLGLLAGIGVSVSLGLLHGFASISNRGNQIVSGVAINFLAAGLTALLGQTWFRQGGRTPALPEGGRFTDVAWPMSEQLREVPVIGPIYSELLSGHNILVYAAFLAVPLTWWILFRTRFGLRLRAVGENPAAVDTAGISVTWLRYRAVIACGILCGFAGAYLSIAQGAGFGVNMTAGKGFIALAALIFAKWRPASAMLTCLLFGFLDAVAIRMQGQELPGVGEIPVQFFQALPYILTVILLAGFIGKAIPPKAAGIPYLKERS, translated from the coding sequence ATGTTTGAAGATTTCATCCTGATCCTCGATTCGACTGTTCGCCTGTCGACGCCGCTTCTGCTTGCCTGCCTTGCCGGTCTCTATTCGGAACGCTCCGGTGTCGTCGACATCGGCCTGGAAGGAAAGATGCTCGGCGCGGCCTTCGGGGCGGGCGCGGTGGCCTATATCACCGCCAGTGCCTGGCTGGGTCTGCTCGCCGGTATTGGCGTATCCGTTTCTCTCGGATTGCTGCACGGCTTTGCGTCGATCTCCAACCGCGGCAACCAGATCGTGTCGGGCGTCGCCATCAATTTTCTGGCCGCCGGTCTGACGGCGCTGCTCGGCCAGACCTGGTTCCGCCAGGGCGGGCGCACGCCGGCCCTTCCCGAAGGCGGCCGTTTTACCGACGTTGCCTGGCCGATGTCGGAGCAGCTGCGCGAAGTCCCGGTGATCGGGCCGATCTATTCAGAGCTTCTGTCCGGCCACAACATCCTCGTCTACGCGGCTTTCCTGGCAGTGCCGCTGACATGGTGGATCCTGTTCCGGACGCGTTTCGGCCTGCGCCTGCGCGCCGTCGGCGAAAACCCGGCGGCTGTTGATACCGCCGGTATCTCGGTGACCTGGCTGCGCTACCGCGCCGTGATCGCCTGCGGCATCCTGTGCGGGTTTGCCGGGGCCTATCTCTCCATCGCGCAGGGAGCCGGATTCGGCGTCAACATGACCGCCGGCAAGGGGTTCATTGCGCTCGCCGCGCTGATCTTTGCCAAGTGGCGGCCGGCAAGCGCCATGCTCACCTGCCTCCTGTTCGGCTTCCTCGATGCCGTTGCGATCCGCATGCAGGGTCAGGAGCTTCCCGGTGTCGGCGAGATCCCTGTGCAGTTCTTCCAGGCTCTGCCCTACATTCTGACGGTCATTTTGCTGGCCGGCTTCATCGGCAAGGCGATCCCGCCCAAGGCGGCAGGCATTCCTTATCTGAAGGAGCGGTCATGA
- a CDS encoding cytidine deaminase: protein MSDLDMLFDAAKAVREKAYAPYSNFLVGAAFRTPDGTVFTGCNVENASYPVSVCAEGGAVSAMIAAGYREIEEAVVVGDAALCTPCGVCRQRFAEFGTDNLVVHVADLNGIKRSFTLEELLPAAFELEQK, encoded by the coding sequence ATGAGTGACCTGGACATGCTTTTCGACGCTGCGAAGGCAGTCCGCGAGAAAGCCTACGCCCCCTATTCGAACTTTCTCGTCGGGGCTGCCTTCAGAACGCCTGACGGGACGGTGTTTACCGGCTGCAATGTCGAGAACGCGTCCTACCCCGTCAGTGTTTGCGCCGAAGGGGGCGCGGTCAGCGCTATGATCGCCGCCGGTTATCGGGAGATCGAGGAGGCTGTCGTGGTCGGCGACGCGGCCCTTTGCACGCCTTGCGGTGTCTGCCGCCAGCGTTTCGCCGAATTCGGCACGGACAATCTCGTTGTCCATGTCGCGGACCTGAATGGCATAAAGCGCAGTTTCACCCTGGAGGAACTGCTGCCTGCCGCTTTTGAACTAGAGCAAAAATAG
- a CDS encoding purine-nucleoside phosphorylase — MSGYGRECADIVRAARKGSYKIGMILGSGLGALAEEVEDAVRIPYGHLTEFPVSTVTSHSSELVAGTLAGVPVVILSGRAHYYESGDPTVMRTPVETLKELGCDILLATNAAGSLREEVAPGSPMLISDHINWSGKNPLIGEEDEKRFLDLSAAYDRDLQAAMKKVAAETGDPIADGVYMWFSGPSFETPAEIRAARTLGADAVGMSTVPEVIVARFLGLRVVAMSIITNYGAGMQTHELSHDETKSVALTGMERMKQLVRAFVKEVG, encoded by the coding sequence ATGAGTGGTTACGGCCGTGAATGCGCTGACATCGTCCGTGCGGCCCGCAAGGGTTCCTACAAGATTGGCATGATCCTCGGTTCGGGCCTCGGTGCCCTTGCCGAAGAAGTCGAGGATGCTGTCCGGATACCATACGGACACCTGACGGAGTTCCCGGTGTCCACCGTGACGTCGCATTCCAGCGAACTCGTCGCCGGTACGCTCGCCGGTGTTCCGGTGGTCATCCTGTCCGGACGGGCGCACTATTATGAAAGCGGTGATCCGACGGTCATGCGCACACCGGTTGAGACCCTGAAAGAACTCGGCTGCGATATCCTGCTGGCAACCAATGCCGCCGGTTCGCTGCGGGAGGAGGTCGCCCCCGGTTCGCCGATGCTGATTTCCGATCACATCAACTGGTCCGGCAAGAACCCGTTGATCGGTGAAGAAGACGAAAAGCGCTTTCTGGATCTGAGTGCGGCCTATGACAGGGACCTGCAGGCGGCGATGAAGAAGGTTGCCGCCGAGACCGGTGATCCGATCGCGGACGGTGTCTATATGTGGTTCTCCGGGCCTTCGTTCGAAACCCCGGCGGAGATCCGAGCGGCGCGGACGCTGGGCGCCGATGCGGTCGGCATGTCGACGGTACCGGAAGTCATTGTTGCAAGGTTCCTGGGACTGCGCGTGGTCGCCATGTCGATCATCACCAATTACGGCGCGGGCATGCAGACCCACGAACTGTCCCACGACGAAACCAAGAGCGTCGCGCTGACAGGCATGGAACGCATGAAGCAGCTGGTACGGGCATTCGTGAAGGAGGTCGGTTGA
- the deoC gene encoding deoxyribose-phosphate aldolase — translation MSDRIENAKRALGLVDLTNLNDDCTPDDISKLAERTVTDHGSVAAVCVWPRFVAQAVKELTGTGVKVATVVNFPQGGVETSAVVAETLKAIEDGADEIDHVMAYEAFVAGRKGFVEEQIIRVKEAIPAPAILKVILETGEIGDPLLIHAASNVAIAAGADFIKTSTGKVKVNATLEAAEIMLTAIEEARRDNAERVVGFKPAGGIRTSEDAEAYLALADRILGHNWASASTFRFGASGLLDALIATIEGTEPAPAQGY, via the coding sequence ATGAGCGACAGGATTGAAAACGCCAAGCGCGCCCTCGGGCTGGTCGACCTGACCAACCTGAATGATGATTGCACGCCGGACGACATTTCGAAACTGGCGGAACGCACCGTCACTGATCATGGCTCGGTCGCCGCTGTCTGCGTCTGGCCGCGGTTCGTTGCGCAGGCCGTGAAGGAACTGACCGGGACGGGTGTGAAGGTCGCAACGGTGGTGAACTTTCCCCAAGGCGGCGTGGAGACAAGCGCTGTCGTCGCCGAAACGCTGAAAGCCATCGAGGACGGCGCCGACGAAATCGATCACGTCATGGCGTACGAGGCCTTTGTCGCGGGCCGCAAGGGGTTCGTCGAAGAGCAGATCATCAGGGTCAAGGAAGCGATTCCCGCACCGGCCATCCTGAAGGTCATCCTGGAGACGGGCGAAATCGGGGATCCGCTCCTGATCCACGCGGCGTCGAACGTTGCCATCGCCGCCGGGGCCGATTTCATCAAGACATCAACGGGCAAGGTGAAGGTCAACGCGACGCTCGAAGCGGCGGAGATCATGCTCACCGCGATCGAGGAAGCCCGCCGCGACAACGCCGAGCGGGTGGTCGGATTCAAGCCCGCCGGTGGCATCAGGACAAGCGAAGATGCCGAGGCCTACCTCGCGCTTGCCGATCGGATCCTGGGGCACAACTGGGCCTCGGCCTCCACCTTCCGCTTCGGGGCGAGCGGTCTCCTGGACGCCTTGATCGCGACGATCGAGGGCACGGAACCGGCACCGGCCCAAGGCTACTAA
- the deoA gene encoding thymidine phosphorylase, giving the protein MLPQELIRKKRDGGALDAEEIAFFVKGLADGTVTEGQVSALAMAVFFKGLTIDERVALTLAMRDSGDVMNWQEIEAPVLDKHSTGGVGDNVSLMLAPALAACGAAVPMISGRGLGHTGGTLDKFDTIPGYQTQPDNLLFKKVVRDIGCAVIGQTGNLAPADKRFYAIRDVTATVESIDLITASILSKKLAAGLEGLVLDVKWGTGAFMASLDEARALAESLVLVANGAGLKTTALLTDMNEPLASAAGNAVEMQNAVDFLKGTSVDNRLWDVTVAQGGELLATGGIAPTADTGAEMMREAFDSGKAAEKFGQMVHALGGPADFVEKSELYLAKAPVQAPVYADTDGVVTAIDARAVGVAVVALGGGRRAAADVIDPSVGLTDLAGIGNTVDADAPLAIVHARTEEEAEAAAIEVRNAYSVGSAIDVEDHPSVVDRIAP; this is encoded by the coding sequence ATGCTGCCGCAGGAACTCATTCGGAAGAAACGCGACGGGGGCGCACTCGACGCGGAGGAAATCGCGTTTTTCGTCAAGGGCCTTGCAGACGGAACGGTCACGGAAGGACAGGTGTCGGCCCTTGCCATGGCGGTCTTCTTCAAGGGACTTACCATTGATGAGCGTGTCGCCCTCACGCTCGCCATGCGCGACAGCGGCGACGTGATGAACTGGCAGGAGATCGAGGCGCCGGTTCTGGACAAGCATTCCACCGGCGGTGTCGGCGACAACGTGTCTCTGATGCTGGCTCCCGCGCTCGCTGCATGCGGTGCCGCCGTGCCGATGATATCGGGGCGCGGTCTCGGACACACCGGGGGAACGCTCGACAAGTTCGACACCATTCCGGGCTACCAAACCCAGCCGGACAACCTGCTGTTCAAGAAAGTGGTGCGCGACATCGGCTGTGCGGTGATTGGTCAGACAGGCAATCTGGCGCCGGCGGACAAGCGGTTCTACGCCATTCGCGATGTCACCGCGACGGTGGAGAGCATCGACCTGATCACCGCGTCCATTCTGTCCAAGAAACTGGCCGCCGGGCTGGAAGGTCTCGTGCTGGACGTGAAATGGGGAACGGGCGCCTTCATGGCCTCCCTGGACGAGGCGCGTGCACTTGCCGAAAGCCTCGTGCTTGTTGCCAACGGAGCAGGTTTGAAAACGACCGCGCTGCTGACGGACATGAACGAACCGCTTGCGTCGGCAGCCGGCAATGCGGTTGAGATGCAGAACGCGGTCGATTTCTTGAAAGGCACGTCTGTCGACAACCGCCTGTGGGACGTGACCGTTGCCCAGGGAGGCGAGCTTCTGGCGACGGGCGGCATCGCACCGACGGCGGATACCGGGGCGGAGATGATGCGCGAGGCATTCGACAGCGGCAAGGCAGCGGAAAAATTCGGGCAGATGGTGCACGCCCTTGGAGGCCCTGCCGACTTCGTCGAAAAAAGCGAACTCTATCTCGCCAAGGCGCCGGTCCAGGCACCTGTCTACGCCGACACGGACGGAGTGGTGACGGCGATCGATGCCCGTGCCGTCGGCGTCGCGGTGGTCGCACTTGGCGGCGGACGCAGGGCCGCGGCCGATGTGATCGACCCGTCTGTCGGTCTCACCGACCTTGCGGGTATCGGAAACACCGTGGATGCGGATGCGCCCCTGGCCATCGTGCACGCGCGAACGGAAGAAGAAGCCGAGGCGGCGGCGATCGAAGTGAGAAATGCCTATTCCGTCGGATCGGCGATCGACGTTGAAGATCATCCGAGCGTGGTTGATCGCATCGCGCCCTGA
- a CDS encoding phosphopentomutase, translating into MSRAFLCVLDSFGIGGAADAAAFGDAGSDTLGHIAECCARGEGDREGLRSGPLFLPNMDRLGLGAAARLSTGKNVPGLDHAGEPEALWGYAAEVSNGKDTPSGHWEIAGVPVRFDWGYFPNTIPTFPADLIDPICAAAQLDGVLGNKHASGTEIIAELGEEHVRTGKPIFYTSADSVIQIAAHEEHFGLDRLLKLCETTREFADPYNIGRVIARPFLGDSAQNFERTPNRRDYSVLPPEPTLLDRLTEAGRTVIGVGKISDIFAHQGVAKVLKGAGNDQLFDRTLEAMEMADDGDLVFSNFIDFDSLYGHRRDVPGYAAALEHFDGRLPEMVSRLKDGDLLLLTADHGCDPTWAGTDHTREHVPVIATGPGVVGRRIGGRKTYADIGESIADHLGIAQGPHGSSFL; encoded by the coding sequence ATGTCTCGAGCATTCCTGTGTGTGCTGGACAGTTTCGGCATCGGCGGTGCGGCGGATGCTGCGGCCTTCGGTGACGCCGGATCCGACACGCTGGGTCACATTGCAGAATGCTGCGCACGTGGCGAAGGCGACCGGGAAGGACTGCGCAGCGGCCCGCTATTCTTGCCCAACATGGACCGTCTGGGGCTTGGCGCTGCTGCACGCCTGTCGACCGGCAAGAACGTGCCCGGCCTCGACCATGCCGGTGAGCCCGAAGCGCTCTGGGGCTATGCCGCCGAAGTTTCGAACGGCAAGGACACGCCGTCCGGTCACTGGGAAATCGCCGGGGTACCGGTCCGCTTCGACTGGGGTTACTTTCCCAACACCATTCCGACCTTCCCGGCGGATCTTATCGATCCGATCTGTGCCGCCGCACAGCTGGACGGCGTTCTGGGCAACAAGCACGCCTCCGGGACGGAGATCATCGCCGAACTTGGCGAGGAACATGTCAGAACCGGCAAGCCGATCTTCTACACCTCGGCCGACTCCGTCATTCAGATCGCCGCGCACGAGGAACATTTCGGCCTGGACCGGCTCCTGAAGCTGTGTGAAACGACGCGGGAGTTTGCCGACCCCTACAATATCGGTCGCGTGATTGCGCGTCCTTTCCTGGGCGACAGCGCACAGAATTTCGAGCGTACGCCCAACCGGCGCGACTATTCGGTCCTGCCGCCCGAACCGACATTGCTCGATCGTCTCACCGAGGCGGGCCGCACTGTCATCGGTGTTGGCAAGATCTCCGATATCTTTGCGCATCAGGGTGTCGCGAAAGTGCTGAAAGGGGCAGGCAACGACCAGCTTTTCGACCGGACACTTGAGGCTATGGAAATGGCGGACGACGGCGACCTCGTCTTTTCCAATTTTATCGACTTCGATTCGCTCTACGGCCACCGGCGGGATGTGCCCGGCTACGCCGCAGCGCTCGAGCATTTCGATGGGCGGCTCCCGGAGATGGTTTCCCGGTTGAAAGACGGCGATCTGCTGCTGCTGACCGCCGATCACGGCTGCGATCCGACATGGGCCGGAACGGATCACACGCGCGAACATGTCCCGGTGATCGCAACCGGTCCCGGTGTCGTTGGCCGGAGAATCGGTGGCAGAAAGACCTATGCGGATATCGGCGAGAGCATTGCCGATCATCTCGGAATTGCGCAAGGTCCCCACGGGTCGAGTTTTCTTTGA
- a CDS encoding adenosine deaminase gives MNVPKAELHCHIEGAAPPSLVRRLARQHDVDVSEIIDGKGRYVWSDFTTFLKAYDVSSSVFKTPSDYALLAETYFRMLAAEGAIYGEITISPDHAQAAGLSYRSYVEGLAAGIERAKTETAIEGRMIAIGVRHFGSASVERVAKEVIATPHPLVTGFGLAGDERSGHPANFSRAFRMAAEAGLGTTAHAGEFGGPDSVVAALEFLRVKRIGHGVRAIEDKDLVRRLADEEIVLEVCPGSNVALGVYSHLRFHPVNILRREGVKITLNSDDPPFFATTLGKEYGTVAKTFNWSFEDQIAVTRTAIEAAFCDAATRNRLLVRLESATEETSGN, from the coding sequence GTGAACGTTCCTAAGGCTGAATTGCATTGTCACATCGAAGGGGCCGCCCCGCCGAGCCTGGTCCGCAGGCTGGCCAGGCAGCATGATGTCGACGTAAGCGAAATCATTGACGGCAAGGGAAGGTATGTCTGGTCCGACTTCACCACTTTTCTGAAGGCCTATGACGTCTCCAGCTCGGTTTTCAAGACGCCGTCCGACTATGCGCTGCTGGCCGAAACCTATTTTCGCATGCTTGCGGCTGAAGGTGCGATTTACGGTGAAATCACGATTTCGCCGGATCACGCCCAGGCCGCCGGATTGTCTTACAGGTCCTATGTTGAGGGACTTGCCGCCGGGATCGAGCGGGCCAAGACGGAAACCGCGATCGAGGGCCGCATGATCGCGATCGGCGTGCGTCATTTCGGGTCGGCCTCGGTGGAGCGTGTCGCCAAGGAGGTGATCGCGACGCCTCATCCGCTGGTGACCGGTTTCGGACTTGCAGGAGACGAACGCTCCGGTCACCCGGCCAACTTTTCCAGGGCTTTCCGCATGGCTGCCGAGGCCGGACTGGGGACAACCGCGCATGCCGGTGAATTCGGCGGGCCGGACAGCGTTGTCGCGGCTCTCGAGTTTCTGCGGGTGAAGCGCATCGGGCACGGTGTCAGAGCGATCGAGGACAAGGACCTGGTCAGGAGACTCGCCGACGAGGAGATCGTCCTGGAAGTGTGTCCGGGATCCAATGTCGCGCTCGGCGTCTATTCCCATTTGCGCTTTCACCCGGTGAACATCCTGCGCAGGGAAGGGGTGAAGATCACCCTGAATTCGGATGACCCGCCATTCTTCGCAACGACGCTCGGCAAGGAATACGGCACGGTCGCAAAAACGTTCAACTGGTCTTTTGAGGATCAGATCGCGGTGACCCGAACGGCGATCGAAGCCGCTTTCTGCGATGCGGCCACCAGGAACCGGCTGCTGGTGCGGCTGGAAAGCGCCACAGAGGAAACGAGCGGCAACTGA
- a CDS encoding DUF1688 family protein, which translates to MASESSALTYFDPREIRRRSQDLLTLAADEKLRHVQVDLSRLGDALLVLLETTKETYADFHIPPYGVWRDFEAGGIDRWAALADARSFEGAENMLTAAADLAVLAAYMKTMHPPGWSFEDPMTGTRVSGRQASALAAFHMFAAGSFSSEMTDPDRVDAETLIRMEKDELASGLQWDLQDDTDLLEAMQKHLKRLGEALALRSDLFSEGYFTRPGLLMVRTAREAEGAVSAQNLLDRLLEALAPVWPGGAESGEITLGDSFAHSALNGAENASIYPFHMAAQEMVYSLVEPYAWAGLEVADLELLTAPADDRHAALFVLSGVLKIKDGPESPTEDSVRDRMVEIRGVTTALTDRLADLLRAELEVPADQLPLTCILEGGTSRAGERTLLQSEGELEKLGRFLNPGGIFWLPFGT; encoded by the coding sequence ATGGCGAGCGAAAGTTCGGCACTGACCTATTTTGATCCACGCGAAATACGTCGCAGGTCGCAGGATCTGCTCACGCTCGCCGCGGACGAAAAACTCAGGCACGTTCAGGTGGATCTGTCCCGCCTTGGTGATGCGCTGCTGGTTCTGCTCGAAACCACCAAGGAAACCTATGCCGACTTTCATATCCCGCCTTACGGGGTCTGGCGCGACTTTGAGGCCGGCGGCATCGACCGCTGGGCCGCTCTCGCGGACGCACGTTCGTTCGAAGGAGCGGAAAACATGCTCACCGCAGCCGCCGATCTTGCCGTCCTGGCCGCGTACATGAAGACGATGCACCCGCCAGGGTGGTCGTTCGAAGATCCGATGACGGGCACGCGCGTATCCGGCAGACAAGCATCCGCGCTCGCGGCCTTCCACATGTTCGCAGCCGGATCGTTTTCCAGCGAGATGACCGATCCCGATCGCGTTGACGCCGAAACGCTCATTCGCATGGAAAAGGACGAACTCGCATCGGGCCTGCAATGGGACCTTCAGGACGATACGGATCTCCTGGAAGCCATGCAGAAACATCTCAAGCGCCTGGGCGAAGCGCTGGCGTTACGCTCCGATCTCTTTTCAGAGGGCTATTTCACGCGGCCGGGCCTTCTCATGGTGCGGACCGCCCGGGAGGCTGAGGGCGCCGTCAGCGCGCAAAATCTGCTGGACAGGCTGCTCGAAGCACTCGCGCCGGTCTGGCCGGGCGGGGCGGAAAGCGGCGAGATCACGCTCGGAGACAGCTTCGCGCATTCGGCGCTGAACGGCGCGGAAAACGCGAGCATCTATCCCTTCCACATGGCGGCGCAGGAAATGGTCTATTCTCTCGTGGAGCCTTATGCGTGGGCCGGCCTTGAGGTCGCGGACCTGGAGCTTCTGACGGCACCTGCGGACGACAGGCACGCAGCGCTGTTTGTCCTATCGGGCGTTTTGAAGATCAAGGATGGGCCGGAATCCCCGACCGAGGACAGCGTTCGCGACAGGATGGTCGAAATCCGCGGCGTAACCACCGCGCTGACCGACAGGCTTGCGGACCTTTTGAGGGCGGAGCTTGAAGTGCCGGCAGATCAATTGCCCCTGACCTGCATCCTGGAAGGGGGGACGAGCCGCGCCGGGGAACGCACCTTGCTGCAGTCCGAAGGCGAATTGGAAAAACTCGGGCGTTTTCTCAATCCCGGCGGTATTTTCTGGTTGCCGTTCGGGACGTAG
- a CDS encoding DUF2306 domain-containing protein: protein MRPAPIDFTKDCAVMLQNAAGRQDTLQTMAALLLLFCLVFATFMAWKMIFYIAWQLGAPVRDTFPLVYGTTMFLKMAASHPKLPFFVHGIAGTVAMVCGAVQFLLILRGGKSRWHAILGKSYVVSSVIASTTAVPLAWSLHHDMLVTSIAYTAGAAGWCLATFMAVHAIVSGDLERHIAWIIRSYACLAMVVTARLLLASGAIAGSADWSFEAITIQYAVTIVATFFINWGLGEWIVARVRDQRGKSSTQTEGSLPAAKYAPNAASTIRTKHFSRQPYPAI, encoded by the coding sequence ATGCGCCCTGCACCTATCGACTTCACCAAAGACTGTGCAGTCATGTTGCAAAACGCGGCGGGCCGGCAAGACACATTGCAGACAATGGCGGCTCTGTTGCTGCTCTTTTGCCTGGTTTTTGCAACCTTCATGGCCTGGAAGATGATCTTTTACATCGCATGGCAACTGGGTGCGCCTGTCCGGGACACGTTTCCGCTGGTCTACGGAACGACCATGTTCCTCAAGATGGCCGCATCGCATCCCAAATTGCCGTTCTTTGTGCACGGAATTGCAGGGACGGTCGCCATGGTCTGCGGCGCTGTCCAGTTCCTTCTGATATTGCGCGGCGGGAAATCACGCTGGCACGCGATCCTTGGCAAGTCCTATGTGGTGTCGTCCGTTATCGCATCGACGACAGCGGTCCCGCTGGCATGGAGCCTTCACCACGACATGCTGGTGACCAGCATTGCCTATACGGCCGGTGCCGCCGGTTGGTGCCTTGCGACTTTCATGGCTGTTCACGCGATTGTCTCCGGCGATCTGGAGCGGCACATTGCCTGGATCATTCGCAGCTACGCCTGTCTTGCGATGGTCGTGACGGCGCGCCTTTTGCTCGCCTCAGGCGCGATTGCCGGATCGGCGGACTGGAGTTTTGAAGCCATAACAATCCAGTACGCCGTCACGATCGTCGCGACATTTTTCATAAACTGGGGCCTGGGCGAGTGGATCGTGGCCAGGGTGAGGGACCAGCGAGGAAAGTCCTCCACACAAACGGAAGGGTCGCTGCCGGCAGCGAAGTATGCACCGAACGCGGCTTCAACCATCCGGACAAAACACTTTTCGCGGCAACCCTACCCGGCGATCTGA
- the upp gene encoding uracil phosphoribosyltransferase encodes MSGANVISHPLVQHKLSIMRNKATSTQGFRRLLREISTLLCYEVTRDLPLVRQTIETPLAEMQAPTLAGKKLVFASVLRAGNGLLEGMLELVPSARVAHVGLYRDPETLQPVEYYFKAPEDLNERLVIVVDPMLATANSAIAAVQKLKERGANNIRFLCLLGAPEGVAKFNEMHPDVPIYTAAIDEKLNEKGYIVPGLGDAGDRMYGTK; translated from the coding sequence ATGTCCGGAGCCAATGTCATCAGTCACCCGCTGGTTCAGCACAAACTTTCCATCATGCGCAACAAGGCAACGTCGACGCAGGGTTTCCGCCGTCTGTTGCGCGAGATCTCAACACTGCTGTGCTACGAAGTCACCCGCGATCTGCCGCTCGTCCGCCAGACCATCGAGACGCCGCTCGCGGAAATGCAGGCGCCGACCCTGGCGGGCAAGAAACTCGTCTTCGCCTCGGTTCTGCGCGCAGGCAACGGCTTGCTGGAAGGCATGCTGGAGCTGGTTCCCTCGGCACGGGTCGCACATGTCGGCCTCTACCGCGATCCGGAGACGCTTCAACCGGTCGAATATTACTTCAAGGCGCCGGAAGACCTGAACGAGCGCCTGGTGATTGTCGTGGATCCGATGCTGGCGACCGCGAATTCCGCCATTGCCGCGGTTCAGAAACTGAAGGAACGCGGTGCCAACAATATCCGCTTCCTGTGTCTTCTCGGTGCCCCCGAAGGTGTCGCGAAGTTCAACGAGATGCACCCGGACGTGCCGATCTACACTGCGGCGATCGACGAGAAGCTGAATGAAAAAGGCTATATCGTTCCCGGTCTCGGTGATGCTGGCGACCGGATGTACGGCACCAAGTAG